The Kordia sp. SMS9 DNA window TTGTGCTTTGTCCAAAACCGCCCACAGTATTTTCATACGACCAGGTGTAATTTCCTGTAGCTTCTTGTCGCCAACCATCAGGTACAAACGCTACTTCAAAATCTTCTTCTAAGTTGGTATTGCTCAACGATTCTACAAAAATTGTCATAGCGTCACTATCGGAAACACCTGCATCATTTGTAACCGTTAAGGTGACTAAGTGGTTTCCAGTTGAATTAAACGTCACTTGCGGATTTCGCAAAGAAGAAGTTGCGATGTTTGCATTTTCAAACGTCCAAGCCCATGTTGCATTGGTATGATTCAGCATGGAATAATCGTCAAAGTAAAAAATATCTCCAGCACAATTCGCGCTAAGCTTGTCTACCATAATTTTTGCCACAGGACGCGACGGAGCTTCAAACAATTGACTTTCCCAAACGCCTTTTCCATAACTTGCCAAACGTATTTTTCCATCTCTATAAAACGGACGCAAATCGTTGGCACCTACTGTTGTTGGTAAATTCGCATTATCTAACGTCCATGAAGTCATCGCATTGTTTTTATAATACACGGACATGCCTGTAGCGACATACACACCGCCATTGGTTCCTCCGATGGTCGTTAATACTTGAATATTTTGACCGTTTAATTCACTCGAAGTTTCATTCGTCCATGTAGCACCGCTATTGATACTTTTGTATACTTTATTACCGTTAGAACCACGCGGATATGCCAACCAAATGGTTTGATCGTTTTCAGAATCTAAGCTAATCAAGGCTAATGTTCCATTGCCACTTGGTAAAGAAATGGTACTTGTCGTTGCCCAATCGTCTGTAGTTTTTACGAGATAAGCATTTCCTGAATTCGGTCGTACCACAATATACATTGTATTCGTATTACTTCGCGAAATTTCAATACCTAATACTTCACTATTGGCTGGAGCCGAATATACCGCTTCAAAACTCGCGCCTGCATCTAAACTTTTAAATAATTGATTGGAATTTCCAGTGTATACATAATTGTAGCAACTTGGATGAAACTCCATTTCTGACGATTGTGCATACCAAGGCGATTCGTTCGGAGCTAATCCTAAGGAAGCATTTACGACAGCGCCACTAATGCTTGTAGGGATGAAGCGACTTCCAATATTTGTAGAATATATTTGTTCTGTTCCTGGATTTACATAGCCAGAAGCAGGTTCACCACCACCTAAATCTAAGAATGTTCCTGCGGGAAATCCTTCTGCGTAGACATCTACACCATTGTGAAACGTTCCACCAACTAATAAATCGCGATTCCAACCAGAGCCAAATCCCCAAAAATCAGTTCCGTGTACACCGTTCATTTTAAATTCAGGTTGGGTAGCAAATAAATCATTTGATTTAAAAATACCACCATCTGTCGTTGCCCAATATTCGTTGCCAAGTGCTTTGAATTCTTGCATGTCTACGTGCATCGGATTGTAATTTCCGCAGCCATAATTATAAATACAGGTAAACGTTTGTCCGCCATCGCTAGAGCGCCACATACCAATTCCGCCCACAAGCACTTGATCTGCATTTGAATTGGAAGCCATCGCAGCACAATTGTAAAATCCTTGATTGAATCCCGTAGCAGAAGTATCTGAGTTTAATAAGTTTGGATTTGCAGCAGTATACGGTGCACCATTGTACCCTCTCGGATTTGTCCATGAAATACCTGCGTTGTCACTTCGATATACACCAATAAAACCATTGTCGCCTGCTTTGGAATCGCCAATAAGAAACGCATACACTCTATTTGGATCTGCATCACTTACGGCAAGTTTTGCACCAACCACGCTTCTGTTGGCATCGGTAGACGTATACCAACCAATCGTTTGTGGCGTCCAATTGATGCCACCGTTGGTAGATTTTAAAAACTGGTGTGTATTGGTTGCATAATCACGTCTTACCGCGTATAAGGTATTTGGGTTTCCAGGTTGTGCTTTTAAATCGTAGGTTTCACTCACTACGACTTGCGACCAGGAAATTCCGCCGTCACTAGTTCTATGTACGCCTGCTTTTCCAGCAAGCATGACAATATTTGGATTGTTCGGATTGATGAATATTTCCGCAGGATTATCAATGTAGCCAAACAATGGAATGTTGCTATCAAAAACGACCGACCAAGAAGTTCCGCCATTGGTTGTTTTAAACAATTCGCTTCCCGAACCTGCATAGGCGATGTCTGGATTTGTAGGATGCACAGAAATTGCGCGTACACCAGCATTGGCAATAACTGCTTGCGGCGCCAATCGTGTGACTAAGGTTTTGGAAGCGTTTGTCCAATTGTCGCCACCATTGGTCGTTTTATACACTTCTCCTGATTCTGTTCCGCAATACAAAACCGATGGAATCGTTAAACATTGTCCAATGCTGTACACATTTGTTTGTGCACCACTCAGCACCGTTCCGCCTTCGCGATAACTTTCAAAAGGTCCCATTACGGACCAATTGCCAGATTCTAGCGTGTATTCTTGTGAGTTTTGTAATCCGCGCGCAGCTTCAATAGCTTCCAGTTTTTTGTTGTGATCGTAAAAACCTTCATTATTTAAAAACGGATCTATAGCACGACGCCATCTTTTATAATATTGTGTGTGATATGATTTTATATATTCATGAGTTTCGTAATGCTTTTTATACAAATGATCAATCGTATTTGCATTCGGATTCTCACCATACATGAGTTTTGCCCATGCAGGCGCATCTTTGTACAATTGATTTGAAATATTTGGATTTGGAGATTGTTGCGAATATCCAACGATTGCTGTTAGCAATACGAAAAGAAATACTAGTTTTTTCATAGCGCACTTAGGTGTGTGAATAATAAATAAAGTCGAGGCAAAAGTTGAGATTCTTTAGTGTATCTTTAATGAATCGGCTGTAAATGTATAAAATTCAACTATTTTTAACATGAATATTTTTAATTTATTATTTTAAACATATATAAAACAACTATGGGATTAACTACATTTGCAGCTAATCCCATAGTATTCTTGAAAAGAATTTTTCACGGTAATTTTGTATTACCTATTGCAAAAAAAAGTTTTTATTTATTCAATAATAACTCGCTTCGTGATCATTCCATTTTTGGTGATAAAGTTAAACAGATAGAATCCTTTTGGAAGGTTGAGCGATATATCAAACGCTAACACTTTTGTATTCACTTTCTCCTTTTTAATTGTTTTGACCAATGTACCATTCATTCGGTAAATATTCAATTCAACTGTAGAATCACCACTCGTATCTACTTGAATGTTCATGTTTCCTTTGTTTGGATTTGGTGTGATAACTATTGCATCTTTTTTCGGATCTCTTTCAGAACATTTAGGTGCAAAAACAGTTGTTTCAAATCGTTTGCAACTAGAATCTACCAAACCAGTTGGAGTAATGTACAATACCCAAGACGGATCACTTGCGCTAATTGGTCCTAATTGTATGTTGGTTACATTTCCTGTTCCAGAATACGCTATTTGTTGGTAATTAGGATAGCCCACTAAATCCCAAGAAATTCCATTGGTTCCAAGCACATCTACCGTAATGTAATAGAAATCATCACTTGGATCGTTTGGCGTTCCGTTGTCATTACAGTCAGAAGTAGTGATATTAGCGCTGATATTACAGGTGAAATCACACGTTTCTGGCGCAAGCACCGTGACATCTACAAAGCAATTTGGATCATTGTTTAGTTTTACCCAAAACCATTCTAGTTGGTCAGCTACAAGATAGTTATTACCAAGATTCACATTGTTTTCATCTCCATTTCCAAAGTAAATGACCATCATATTGCTGTTGAGTACCATCCAAGGTTCTCCATTTGTGTTAAATACATCTAGTGTTATGTTGTAATAATCGTCGCTTGGATCGTTTGGCGTTCCATTATCATTACAAGAACCTACGGAGGTTACGGCTTCCAGCGTACATTCATCATCCGAGCAATTTTCTGGTACATTTACGGTAATGGTGGTTGTACACGTTTCATCTTCTTTGTCAGAAATAACGATATCGACCGTAGTGCCATAATTAGAAATATTCCCCATCGTAACATTTACGGTATTTCCATAAGGAATTGATTGTGTAAGTACAGAATTTGCTACCCAAAATCCGGTATTGGTATCATTACTTACCGTAAGATCAAAAGACCAAGTATCATCACTCGGATCATTTGGCGTTCCGTTGTCATCACAAAGAATATTTGTGGCATTGGCTTCTATTTTACAGCATTCAGGATTGTCAAAAATGAAGTCATTATTTGTGCCTGGTGTGGTATTGGTGTCATTTACAATCTGTGAACCGTTGGCAATATTAAATGTAGCATTTGCTCTAAAATCATATCCTCCAGATTGTGAAGGAAAATCATTGGCAGTCACATTGAAACAAAAAGTATTTCCAGTAATGCTTGTTGGGTTTGTGAGTGTATTGACAATTACACCATTTTGCAGAATGTCTAAGGTAATGCTATTGATAGTTCCTTGTTGTCCATTTAATTGTGGTAAAGCATACGTGCCACAAACATCAAAAGGCAATTCTTGACATGGATCTAAATCGTCCAATTCAATAGCTCCTTCCGTTCCTGGATCGCAAGTTTCAATACAAATATCATCTACATACGCATATCCATAATGTCCGCCAAGTGCGCAATCGGTCATGATAAACTCTAACGTAACAACATCCCCAACATTTCCAGAGATTTCTAGTTTGGCACAAGTCCAATCTTTCCACAAAACAGGTGGCGAATTATTACAATCAGGATTTGTAGGTATAAACTGATTGAAAAAAGGATTGTTGTTGGGGTTTGATACGATACAAATTCTATCAAATTCCATTTGATTTTGATCTAAAGCACGTGCAATAAAAAAAGGATTTCGATTCGTATGCATCGGGAATTCAGATACCAATGCATAGGTAAATAAAATTTCCTGATCTCCATCTTCTTGAAGTGTTATGGTTTTAATAAGTCTATTCATTCCATAATTAGGGAAACAAGCATTATTTCCAAACGTTGGAACTGTTAGTGGTCTGGGACTGTTAATTCTTGCCGCGTACGAGCCTGAATTTACCCTACTTAATTGTCCTCCGCTCGCAGCAACAATAGGATCGTTGCCTTGTGTTACAATCATAAAATTATCAACTCCAGGATTGTTCATATTGTTAGGAGTCCAACCGTAACTTCCAGCACCATTTACAGGAATTGCATCGCATTCACCTGTCGTATATCCACCATTAGAACTAAAAGCAGAGGTTCCTGCATATAAATTAAAATTACCATACTCAAAATCACCATTTTCACACAAAGGTGCTGGTCGAGATTTGTATAATTCTTTAGTTTCAGGGTTTTCTTTAAAATATTGCAAACGCAAATATCCTTTTTTATAGGATTCAATATGCATAGTTTGCTCTTCTTTTGAAAGTTTTTCAAAAGCCAATCCGTGTTCACCTTCATTAAATATGTCAATGAACTTCTGCAACGCAGTTTCTGGTAATGGTGTATGCGTATGATCGTTTATATACGCTTCAATTTTTTGCTCGTGTTCTTGTAGTATTTTCTCTTTAGTTTGAGAAAGAACACTGTTCACATTTCCCAAACAAAACAGGAAAAGTACAATAGTAGTAAGGTGTTTCATAATTCAAATAGTTTATAAGGTTCATATATTTCAATCAGGCATGTTTAGATGAAGCCTGTTTTTGAATAATTTTTAATTATGAAAACAAAACAAAGGGTAAACTTGGCGCGTGTCAATTGAAGCACCTTGCAATTCAGTGAATTAAAGCTATAATTCAGTGAATTGTAAGAAAGTTTTGCGGTGAACTATTGAGATACAGATGTTTATTGTAGTTTTTTATACTTTTTCACGAACGTTGCAAAGCGGATACTATACAATGATTTATAAACTATTTTTACGAATGCGACTCATGTGTCGCGACGAAATTCCCAAGAAAGATGCCAAATAATGCAAGGGAACTTCTTTCAATAATTTAGGCTCATTGGCAAGCAATTTTTTATAGCGTTCTTCAGGAGTTAAGGTGAGTAAATCAATACGGTAATCGTCAATTCGGTAAATTTGATTTTCTATTAAATTATAATAAAAACGATGAAACGCTTCGTTGGTTTCTAGTAACTTTTGAAAATTAAGTTGGTCAATCACAAACAAATCACAATCGCTAATTGCTTTGATGTTTTTCCGAGATGGAATTTGATGCATAAAGCTTTTCAATGCCGCTGTGGCAGAATTTTTCAATGCGAGATAGGTGGTTTTTTCTTCGCCATCGACCATAATATTATGTTGTAAAATGCCGCTTTCAATAAAGCAGAAATACGGACAAATCTTGCCTTCTGCCACAAACAGCGTGTTCTTTTGTAAATGCAAATGTTGAAACGCTTCTAAAATTGCAGGAATTTGAATATCCAAAGATTCATCATCAATGAAAGTTTTCAAATAGAATTCAAAATTAGTGGTAGAAACGTTCATAAATTACAAAATAATAGGAAGCCAAAATACGAACTATTTCACTTGAAAATGAATTTACTGTTAAAATAGTATTGAGATATTAGTATTGAGTATTGAGATGTTTTCTAAGATCACTCAATTATGAGTAAGAATGTAAAAGACTTTCACAAAAACGTTTCCAACAAATACAGCTTCTTGAATTTTAATCAAAAAAAGTACACATCTGTAAATTTTGATCGTACTATTGTTAAAAAAGTGTTCTAAATTTTGCCGAGTTTGCAACATTCCGTATTTTCCATGACTAAATAAAACCATCCATGAAACCTAAAATCTTACTCCTTATTTGTTCATTTCTTAGTGTGCAAATTGGCTTCGCACAAAGCAATCCAACTTCGGCAGCAACTGTGCAAGAAGCGTTACAACAAAAAGCGAAACTCACGCAAAATTCCACAGTTAAAAACATCGAATTCACCAACATTGGTCCTACAATTATGAGCGGACGTGTGGTCGATTTAGACGTGAATCCAAACAACACCACCGAATTTTATGTTGCCTACGCTTCTGGCGGATTGTGGTATACAAATAACAACGGAACTACGTTTGAACCTGTGTTAGACAGTTCGCCAACGCAAAATATTGGCGATATTGCGGTCGATTGGAACTCCAAAACCATTTGGGTAGGAACAGGAGAAAACAACTCTTCGCGTTCGTCGTATGCAGGTATCGGAATTCTTAAAAGTTCCGACAACGGAAAGAACTGGCAAAACATGGGATTGTTAGATTCACATCATATCAGTCGCATCGTCATCAACCCGAACAATGCTGATGAATTGATTGTGGCTGTGTTAGGACATTTATATTCGCCAAATGCAGAACGTGGCATTTTCAAAACGACGGATGGCGGAAAAAGTTGGACAAAAACACTTTTTATAAACAACGATACCGGAATTGTCGATTTGGCAGTTTCGCCAAACAATTTCAACATACAATATGCTTCTTCGTGGGAACGCGATCGAAAAGCGTGGAATTTTGTGGGGAATGGAAGCAATTCCGCAATATATAAAAGTACAGATGCTGGAAACACTTGGAAAAAGATATCAGAAAAATCAGGCTTCCCAACAGGCGATGGCGTCGGACGAATTGGATTGGCTGTATACGATGATGAAACCGTATATGCGTTTCACGACAGTCAATTTAGACGTGAAAAGAAAGAAAAAAAGAAAAGCGATTCCAAAGCATTGACGAAAGACGATTTTAAAACGATGTCTTCTTCCGCATTTTTAGCATTGAGCGATAAAGAATTAAACACCTATTTAAAAACAAACGGTTTTCAAGAAAAATACAGAGCCGAAAACGTAAAGCAACTCGTAAGAACAGGAACAATCAGACCGGTAGATTTGGCGAAATATTTAGAAAATGCCAATTCATTATTATTTGATACACCTGTAATTGGCGCACAAGTTTTCAAAACAACTGATGGTGGAACATCGTGGAACAAAACACACGAAGATTACTTAGATGATGTGGTGTATTCGTACGGGTATTACTTCGGAATGATTCGCGTAAGCCCAAAAAATCCAAATCAAATATACATTGCAGGAGTTCCAATTTTGCGTTCGCAAGATGGTGGAAAAACATTCAAATCGATCAACGGACAAAACGTACACGTAGATCATCATGCACTTTGGGTAAATCCGAACAATCCCAATCATTTGATCAATGGAAATGATGGTGGCGTCAATATTTCATACAATAATGGCGACAATTGGATCAAGTGCAATACGCCAGCCGTAGGACAGTTTTATGCGATTTACGCAGACGAACAAACGCCGTACAAAGTGTATGGAGGATTGCAAGACAATGGTGTTTGGGTTGGACCAAATGACTACAAAGCTTCGGTAAAATGGCATGAAGAAGGACAATATCCGTATGAAAGAATTATGGGTGGCGACGGAATGCAAGTGCAAGTTGACAAGCGAAATCCAAACATTGTATACACAGGATATCAGTTTGGAAACTACTTCAGAATTAATCGTGAAACTGGGAAAAGACAATACATTCAGCCGAAACATGAATTGGGAGAATCGCCATACAGATTCAACTGGCAAACGCCGATTCATCTGTCGGTTCACAATCAAGATATCTTATATTTAGGAGGAAACAAATTGCACAGATCGCTCAACAAAGGTGATGAATGGGAAGCAATTTCGGACGATGTAACTCAAGGCGGTAAAAAAGGAAATGTAGCGTATGGAACGTTGACAAGCATTTCAGAATCACCTTTTCAATTTGGGTTGATTTATGTGGGAAGTGATGACGGATTGGTACATATCACTAAAAACGGCGGCGGTGATTGGCAGAAGATTTCCAACAGCTTTCCACAAGATTTATGGGTTTCACGCGTGATTGCTTCTGCACACAAAAAAGAACGTGTCTACGTTGCGCTAAACGGATATCGATGGGATAATTTCAAGACATATCTTTATAAATCGGATGATTACGGACAGACGTGGTCAAGCATCGCAGTTGGGATTCCAACTTCACCTGTCAATGTCATTAAGGAAGATCCAATCAATGAAAACGTGTTGTATGTTGGAACTGATAACGGCGCGTATGCTTCATTAAACATGGGCGAAACATGGCATCCTTTTGTAAACGGATTGCCAAATGTTGCGGTGCATGATATTGTGGTGCAAAAACAAGCCAAAGATTTACTAATTGGAACTCACGGACGTTCTATTTACAAAGCAAATATTGGTGTATTGCAAGAAGTTAATGCAGCGATTGCATCCAAAGAAATTCATGTGTTTGACACAAAAAATATACGTTCTCGCTCATCTTGGGGAACTACGTGGAGCAAATGGCTGGATGCTTACGTTCCTTCGGCGGAAATCTATTTTCACACCAAAAAAGCAGGTGATGTTACTGTAAAAGTCATTGCGGAAAATGGTGTCGTGATGAACGAAGGGAAACTCAATGCGGATGCAGGTTTCAATACTTGGAAGTACGATGTGAGTGTGACGGAAAAAGCACGTAAAAAATACTTAAAAAAGAAGGAAGATGCATCTATTCCAAAAAAGAAAAACGGCGCGTATTACTTGCCAAAAGGAACCTATACAATTGAAGTTTCTGGAAAAGACGGAAAAGATACAACGGAGTTGGTAATTGAATAGTTTATGAGTTTAAAGGTTGAGAAGTTTAGTGTAAGTCAAATTATTTGATACTCAACTTACTATTGCAAAAAACAATACATGCATATTTCAAGCGCACTTGTGTAGAATTTTTTCTACTCAAGTGCGCTTATTTTGTGCTCAAGAGTAAAAATTATTTTCTTCTTGAGTAAAATGGGTATAGTCTGCAAGTTTCTTTAAACACTTGTGGTATACTACAAACAGATTGCCGTGTTGCAAACTCCTCGCAAGGACGTTTCTAACAAGGTTGCCGAGCTACGTCTAGGCACCCACATGAAACAACGCATCACCTTGATTCACCACTGCTTGATTGTTAATACAAAACACAAACCCAGAATAGGGCGCTTTAATTTCTTTACAGTAATTCGCAAAAGTATCTGTGACAAAACCAAGAATTTCTTCTTTTTCAATAGAACTCCCATTCAACACTTGTGGCACAAACATACCAGCGGTTGGGGCGCGTAACCATTTGCGTTCGGTGAGATATTCGCTTTCCTCGCGTTCAATAAGCATGGGATCAATTTTGTCAATCATGTTGAGGTATTTCATGACATTCAAAATTCCTTGAATCCCTTCTTTAATCGCATATTCGTCAAAACGCATACTTTCGCCACCTTCATACACAATAATCGGAATCTTCATTTCGTATGCCGTTTTTCTGAACGACTTATCAATCAAAGAAGTTGAAAAGTAAAAAGGTGCGTTAAACACGTTGGCTAAGGCTTCACTTTCTTTAAAATCTGCTGTAAAACGTATTTGTGGATGATTGTGTCGTTGTGCGCCGCCAGTATGCAAATCAATGCCAAAATCGACGTGTGGAAGCACTTCTTGTGTTACATGATAGGCAATTCTCGCGGCAAGCGAACCCTTTTTCATTCCAGGAAAACTACGGTTTACATCTTTGCCATCGGGCACTTGTCGTGAAAAATGGATAAACCCAAAAATATTGAGCAATGGCAGTACAATTACTGCGCCAGTTTTAACCTTATAACAACCTTCAAACAGCATTCTGCGGATGATTTCTACACCGTTAATTTCATCGCCATGCAAACCACCTTGTACCAACAAGGTCGGACCAGGTTTTTCAGCATTAAATACATACACAGGAATATCAATCAAGGTTCCAGTAGGCAAACGATCAATGGGAATTTGAATCCATTTGGCTTCACCAGGTTGTACAGCTTCACCATGAATAGTTATGGTTTTATTTTCTGAATTTTCGAGCATTCTTTTCAACATATTTAATGATCTCACCAGCCACAT harbors:
- a CDS encoding glycosyl hydrolase, giving the protein MKPKILLLICSFLSVQIGFAQSNPTSAATVQEALQQKAKLTQNSTVKNIEFTNIGPTIMSGRVVDLDVNPNNTTEFYVAYASGGLWYTNNNGTTFEPVLDSSPTQNIGDIAVDWNSKTIWVGTGENNSSRSSYAGIGILKSSDNGKNWQNMGLLDSHHISRIVINPNNADELIVAVLGHLYSPNAERGIFKTTDGGKSWTKTLFINNDTGIVDLAVSPNNFNIQYASSWERDRKAWNFVGNGSNSAIYKSTDAGNTWKKISEKSGFPTGDGVGRIGLAVYDDETVYAFHDSQFRREKKEKKKSDSKALTKDDFKTMSSSAFLALSDKELNTYLKTNGFQEKYRAENVKQLVRTGTIRPVDLAKYLENANSLLFDTPVIGAQVFKTTDGGTSWNKTHEDYLDDVVYSYGYYFGMIRVSPKNPNQIYIAGVPILRSQDGGKTFKSINGQNVHVDHHALWVNPNNPNHLINGNDGGVNISYNNGDNWIKCNTPAVGQFYAIYADEQTPYKVYGGLQDNGVWVGPNDYKASVKWHEEGQYPYERIMGGDGMQVQVDKRNPNIVYTGYQFGNYFRINRETGKRQYIQPKHELGESPYRFNWQTPIHLSVHNQDILYLGGNKLHRSLNKGDEWEAISDDVTQGGKKGNVAYGTLTSISESPFQFGLIYVGSDDGLVHITKNGGGDWQKISNSFPQDLWVSRVIASAHKKERVYVALNGYRWDNFKTYLYKSDDYGQTWSSIAVGIPTSPVNVIKEDPINENVLYVGTDNGAYASLNMGETWHPFVNGLPNVAVHDIVVQKQAKDLLIGTHGRSIYKANIGVLQEVNAAIASKEIHVFDTKNIRSRSSWGTTWSKWLDAYVPSAEIYFHTKKAGDVTVKVIAENGVVMNEGKLNADAGFNTWKYDVSVTEKARKKYLKKKEDASIPKKKNGAYYLPKGTYTIEVSGKDGKDTTELVIE
- a CDS encoding T9SS type A sorting domain-containing protein — encoded protein: MKHLTTIVLFLFCLGNVNSVLSQTKEKILQEHEQKIEAYINDHTHTPLPETALQKFIDIFNEGEHGLAFEKLSKEEQTMHIESYKKGYLRLQYFKENPETKELYKSRPAPLCENGDFEYGNFNLYAGTSAFSSNGGYTTGECDAIPVNGAGSYGWTPNNMNNPGVDNFMIVTQGNDPIVAASGGQLSRVNSGSYAARINSPRPLTVPTFGNNACFPNYGMNRLIKTITLQEDGDQEILFTYALVSEFPMHTNRNPFFIARALDQNQMEFDRICIVSNPNNNPFFNQFIPTNPDCNNSPPVLWKDWTCAKLEISGNVGDVVTLEFIMTDCALGGHYGYAYVDDICIETCDPGTEGAIELDDLDPCQELPFDVCGTYALPQLNGQQGTINSITLDILQNGVIVNTLTNPTSITGNTFCFNVTANDFPSQSGGYDFRANATFNIANGSQIVNDTNTTPGTNNDFIFDNPECCKIEANATNILCDDNGTPNDPSDDTWSFDLTVSNDTNTGFWVANSVLTQSIPYGNTVNVTMGNISNYGTTVDIVISDKEDETCTTTITVNVPENCSDDECTLEAVTSVGSCNDNGTPNDPSDDYYNITLDVFNTNGEPWMVLNSNMMVIYFGNGDENNVNLGNNYLVADQLEWFWVKLNNDPNCFVDVTVLAPETCDFTCNISANITTSDCNDNGTPNDPSDDFYYITVDVLGTNGISWDLVGYPNYQQIAYSGTGNVTNIQLGPISASDPSWVLYITPTGLVDSSCKRFETTVFAPKCSERDPKKDAIVITPNPNKGNMNIQVDTSGDSTVELNIYRMNGTLVKTIKKEKVNTKVLAFDISLNLPKGFYLFNFITKNGMITKRVIIE
- a CDS encoding T9SS type A sorting domain-containing protein, producing the protein MKKLVFLFVLLTAIVGYSQQSPNPNISNQLYKDAPAWAKLMYGENPNANTIDHLYKKHYETHEYIKSYHTQYYKRWRRAIDPFLNNEGFYDHNKKLEAIEAARGLQNSQEYTLESGNWSVMGPFESYREGGTVLSGAQTNVYSIGQCLTIPSVLYCGTESGEVYKTTNGGDNWTNASKTLVTRLAPQAVIANAGVRAISVHPTNPDIAYAGSGSELFKTTNGGTSWSVVFDSNIPLFGYIDNPAEIFINPNNPNIVMLAGKAGVHRTSDGGISWSQVVVSETYDLKAQPGNPNTLYAVRRDYATNTHQFLKSTNGGINWTPQTIGWYTSTDANRSVVGAKLAVSDADPNRVYAFLIGDSKAGDNGFIGVYRSDNAGISWTNPRGYNGAPYTAANPNLLNSDTSATGFNQGFYNCAAMASNSNADQVLVGGIGMWRSSDGGQTFTCIYNYGCGNYNPMHVDMQEFKALGNEYWATTDGGIFKSNDLFATQPEFKMNGVHGTDFWGFGSGWNRDLLVGGTFHNGVDVYAEGFPAGTFLDLGGGEPASGYVNPGTEQIYSTNIGSRFIPTSISGAVVNASLGLAPNESPWYAQSSEMEFHPSCYNYVYTGNSNQLFKSLDAGASFEAVYSAPANSEVLGIEISRSNTNTMYIVVRPNSGNAYLVKTTDDWATTSTISLPSGNGTLALISLDSENDQTIWLAYPRGSNGNKVYKSINSGATWTNETSSELNGQNIQVLTTIGGTNGGVYVATGMSVYYKNNAMTSWTLDNANLPTTVGANDLRPFYRDGKIRLASYGKGVWESQLFEAPSRPVAKIMVDKLSANCAGDIFYFDDYSMLNHTNATWAWTFENANIATSSLRNPQVTFNSTGNHLVTLTVTNDAGVSDSDAMTIFVESLSNTNLEEDFEVAFVPDGWRQEATGNYTWSYENTVGGFGQSTNSMFVNNYVISQQGTYCDIIAPLNMANTNMSDATLVFDVAYAEYSAAYSDGLEVYVSSDCGMTWTSVYSKFGDTLATAPDTTALFVPTAAQWRQEAIDLTSYIGNENVQIKFRNINGYGQPLYIDNINLGSVLSVSEVTTDVISFFPNPVKSNEAVFVKSTKNEDLKFSLYTIQGKLIGTIFTQTNKSIPTQQWDLSAGVYLYNIRSNDKIKKGKLIVY
- a CDS encoding succinylglutamate desuccinylase/aspartoacylase family protein is translated as MLENSENKTITIHGEAVQPGEAKWIQIPIDRLPTGTLIDIPVYVFNAEKPGPTLLVQGGLHGDEINGVEIIRRMLFEGCYKVKTGAVIVLPLLNIFGFIHFSRQVPDGKDVNRSFPGMKKGSLAARIAYHVTQEVLPHVDFGIDLHTGGAQRHNHPQIRFTADFKESEALANVFNAPFYFSTSLIDKSFRKTAYEMKIPIIVYEGGESMRFDEYAIKEGIQGILNVMKYLNMIDKIDPMLIEREESEYLTERKWLRAPTAGMFVPQVLNGSSIEKEEILGFVTDTFANYCKEIKAPYSGFVFCINNQAVVNQGDALFHVGA
- a CDS encoding Crp/Fnr family transcriptional regulator; translated protein: MKTFIDDESLDIQIPAILEAFQHLHLQKNTLFVAEGKICPYFCFIESGILQHNIMVDGEEKTTYLALKNSATAALKSFMHQIPSRKNIKAISDCDLFVIDQLNFQKLLETNEAFHRFYYNLIENQIYRIDDYRIDLLTLTPEERYKKLLANEPKLLKEVPLHYLASFLGISSRHMSRIRKNSL